One region of Flavobacteriales bacterium genomic DNA includes:
- a CDS encoding CoA transferase subunit A produces the protein MINKEVKSIEDAIKGVDNNMTFMLGGFGLCGIPENAIKALSESGITGLTCISNNAGVDNFGLGLLLQKKQIKKMISSYVGENAEFERQMLSGELEVDLIPQGSLAERCRAGGAGIPAFFTPAGYGTEVAEGKEVREFNGQPHILESALEADFAFVKAWKGDTAGNLIYKGTARNFNPMMAMAGKITVAEVEHLVPAGELDPASIHTPGIFVQRIFQGKDYEKRIEQRTVRTKE, from the coding sequence ATGATAAATAAAGAAGTAAAAAGCATTGAAGATGCTATTAAAGGGGTAGATAACAACATGACCTTTATGCTCGGAGGGTTTGGCTTATGTGGTATTCCAGAAAATGCAATTAAAGCCTTATCAGAGTCTGGCATCACTGGTTTAACATGTATTTCTAATAATGCCGGAGTCGATAATTTTGGATTAGGGTTACTACTCCAAAAAAAGCAAATCAAAAAAATGATATCTTCTTATGTGGGGGAAAATGCTGAATTTGAAAGACAAATGCTAAGTGGAGAATTAGAGGTCGATTTGATTCCTCAAGGTTCATTGGCAGAACGTTGTAGAGCTGGAGGAGCGGGTATTCCTGCTTTTTTCACGCCTGCAGGATACGGCACAGAAGTGGCTGAAGGTAAAGAGGTTCGAGAATTTAACGGTCAGCCTCATATATTAGAATCAGCACTTGAGGCCGATTTTGCATTCGTAAAAGCTTGGAAAGGAGATACCGCAGGTAATCTTATTTATAAAGGCACCGCTAGAAATTTTAACCCTATGATGGCTATGGCAGGTAAAATAACCGTAGCGGAAGTGGAACATTTAGTTCCAGCTGGTGAACTTGACCCTGCTAGTATTCACACTCCTGGAATTTTTGTACAACGCATCTTTCAAGGTAAAGATTACGAGAAAAGAATAGAACAACGAACCGTAAGAACTAAAGAATAA
- a CDS encoding CoA transferase subunit B → MALDKIGIAKRIAQELKDGYYVNLGIGIPTLVANYIPEGINVEFQSENGVLGMGPFPFEGEEDADLINAGKQTITTLDGAVFFDSATSFSMIRGKHVQLTVLGAMEVSEQGDIANWKIPGKMVKGMGGAMDLVASADNIIVAMMHTNKNGESKLLKQCSLPLTGVACVKKIVTNLAVLEVVASGFKLLERAPGVTVEDIQNATEGKLIVEGDIPEMVL, encoded by the coding sequence ATGGCACTAGACAAAATTGGTATTGCAAAACGTATTGCTCAAGAGCTAAAAGACGGTTATTATGTAAACTTAGGAATAGGTATTCCTACTCTTGTAGCCAACTACATTCCTGAGGGAATAAATGTTGAATTTCAATCTGAAAACGGAGTCTTAGGTATGGGTCCATTTCCTTTTGAAGGAGAAGAAGATGCTGACCTTATAAATGCTGGCAAACAGACTATTACCACTTTAGATGGTGCCGTATTTTTTGATTCTGCTACGAGTTTTTCAATGATTAGAGGAAAACACGTTCAACTAACTGTTTTAGGGGCAATGGAAGTATCCGAACAAGGTGATATAGCTAATTGGAAAATACCTGGCAAAATGGTTAAAGGTATGGGAGGGGCAATGGATTTGGTAGCCTCTGCTGACAACATTATTGTTGCTATGATGCACACCAACAAGAATGGAGAAAGTAAACTTCTAAAACAATGTAGTCTGCCTTTAACAGGCGTAGCTTGCGTGAAAAAGATTGTTACCAACTTAGCTGTACTTGAAGTGGTAGCTAGTGGTTTTAAATTATTAGAAAGAGCTCCAGGCGTAACAGTAGAAGACATCCAAAATGCTACTGAAGGAAAATTAATTGTTGAAGGTGATATTCCAGAGATGGTACTATAA
- a CDS encoding ABC transporter ATP-binding protein has translation MNNTLLEFKNLVTEFHTEGKVVTAVNNISFTLNKGETIGIVGESGSGKSVTSLSAMRLVPSPPGKIAGGEILFHKKDGETVDFLQISEKEMRKYRGNEIAMIFQEPMTSLNPVFTCGDQVMEAIMLHQNISKSEAKNLTIKLFEEVQLPDPERIFNTYPHQISGGQKQRVMIAMAMSCQPSVLVADEPTTALDVTVQKTILELMQKLQKEHDMGILFITHDLGVIAELADKVVVMYKGNIVEQGSVWDIFNNPQHPYTKGLLACRPPLDKRYTFLPTVGDFMQTNEKGENIANDISVEDFTKDLVVSKAERDKQQKALFAQEPLLQIKNLKTYFPIRNGFFGGITDYVKAVDDVSFDVYPGETLGLVGESGCGKTTTGRTILRLNEPTSGQMLYKGKDIAAFNEQELREFRKEVQIIFQDPYSSLNPRMTIGNAIMEPMQVHGILANDEERKKRVEELLEKVSLGAEHFNRYPHEFSGGQRQRIGIARALAVNPKFIICDESVSALDVSVQAQVLNLLNDLKKEFGLTYIFISHDLSVVKYMSDRMVVMQNGKIEEMGDADQIYLEAKTPYTQRLISAIPEGRKENIKKTNKA, from the coding sequence ATGAACAATACCTTATTAGAATTTAAAAACCTTGTTACTGAGTTCCATACAGAAGGAAAAGTAGTAACCGCTGTAAATAATATAAGCTTTACACTCAATAAAGGCGAGACTATTGGTATTGTTGGTGAATCAGGCTCTGGAAAGTCGGTGACTTCATTGTCTGCCATGCGTTTAGTCCCTTCACCTCCAGGTAAAATTGCTGGTGGCGAAATCCTATTCCATAAAAAAGACGGAGAAACGGTTGATTTTTTACAAATTTCTGAAAAAGAAATGCGCAAATATAGAGGTAATGAAATAGCTATGATATTTCAAGAACCTATGACCTCTTTAAATCCTGTGTTTACCTGTGGCGATCAAGTGATGGAAGCTATTATGCTTCACCAAAACATCAGTAAATCTGAGGCTAAAAATTTAACCATTAAATTATTTGAAGAAGTTCAATTGCCAGACCCTGAAAGAATTTTTAACACCTATCCACATCAGATTTCAGGAGGTCAAAAGCAAAGGGTAATGATTGCTATGGCCATGTCTTGTCAGCCTTCCGTATTGGTTGCTGATGAGCCGACAACAGCCTTAGATGTTACCGTTCAAAAAACCATTTTGGAGCTGATGCAAAAGCTGCAAAAAGAACACGATATGGGAATTTTATTCATTACTCACGATTTAGGTGTTATTGCTGAGTTAGCCGACAAAGTAGTGGTGATGTACAAAGGAAATATCGTAGAACAAGGCAGTGTTTGGGATATTTTTAACAACCCACAACACCCCTACACCAAAGGACTATTAGCTTGTCGCCCTCCACTAGATAAGCGTTACACATTTTTACCGACAGTTGGCGACTTTATGCAAACCAATGAAAAAGGGGAGAATATAGCCAATGACATTTCTGTTGAGGACTTTACTAAAGATTTAGTAGTCTCAAAAGCAGAAAGAGATAAACAACAAAAAGCATTATTTGCTCAAGAGCCACTACTTCAAATTAAAAACCTTAAAACCTATTTCCCAATAAGAAATGGCTTTTTTGGGGGAATCACGGATTATGTGAAAGCAGTAGATGATGTTAGCTTTGATGTTTATCCCGGAGAAACCTTAGGCTTAGTTGGAGAGTCAGGTTGTGGTAAAACGACTACAGGAAGAACCATTTTAAGACTAAACGAGCCTACTTCGGGTCAGATGTTATATAAGGGTAAAGATATAGCCGCTTTCAACGAACAAGAACTCAGAGAGTTTAGAAAGGAAGTTCAAATTATCTTTCAAGACCCATATTCTTCATTAAACCCCCGTATGACTATAGGAAATGCTATTATGGAACCTATGCAGGTACATGGAATTTTAGCCAATGATGAAGAACGTAAAAAGAGAGTTGAAGAGCTATTAGAAAAAGTAAGTTTGGGAGCCGAACACTTCAACCGTTATCCCCATGAATTTTCTGGTGGTCAACGTCAACGTATTGGAATAGCAAGAGCATTGGCAGTCAACCCTAAATTCATTATTTGTGACGAGTCAGTATCTGCCCTAGATGTATCTGTTCAAGCTCAAGTTTTAAACTTACTCAACGATTTAAAGAAGGAATTTGGTTTAACCTACATCTTCATTTCTCACGACCTTTCTGTTGTAAAATACATGAGTGATAGAATGGTAGTTATGCAAAATGGTAAAATTGAGGAAATGGGTGATGCCGACCAAATTTACTTAGAGGCTAAAACACCATACACTCAGCGATTAATTTCTGCTATTCCAGAAGGAAGAAAAGAAAACATAAAGAAGACTAATAAGGCTTAA